A stretch of the Peromyscus leucopus breed LL Stock chromosome 10, UCI_PerLeu_2.1, whole genome shotgun sequence genome encodes the following:
- the Rel gene encoding proto-oncogene c-Rel isoform X2 yields MASGGYNPYVEIIEQPRQRGMRFRYKCEGRSAGSIPGEHSTDNNRTYPSIQIMNYYGKGKVRITLVTKNDPYKPHPHDLVGKDCRDGYYEAEFGPERRPLFFQNLGIRCVKKKEVKEAIILRISAGINPFNVPEQQLLDIEDCDLNVVRLCFQVFLPDEHGDLTTALPPVVSNPIYDNRAPNTAELRICRVNKNCGSVRGGDEIFLLCDKVQKDDIEVRFVLNDWEAKGIFSQADVHRQVAIVFKTPPYCKAILEPVTVRMQLRRPSDQEVSESMDFRYLPDEKDAYGNKSKRQKTTLLFQKLLQDCANFPERPRNVSVGPVGEGRFIKKESNFFSHGTVLPEIPRSSGVSSQAEPYYSSSVSLSSGLPHHPPAMASVVSPPTSWSSVTHPTSCSVSTNTLSSFSAGTLPSNSQGILPFLEEPGVSDLSASDACLYTDDLARMETSSLSPAGLYSISDVNVLPHRPGNGMTPSSDNMGDTDNPRLVSINLDTSCTSLDQGDLRQLHQMSSASMSAGTSSSSGFVSQSNAFDRANFNCVENGLINEPGPSNGANSHNFVQSSQYPSIDTLQSEQLSDPFTYSFFKI; encoded by the exons ATTATGAACTATtatggaaaaggaaaagtaagaattacattagTAACCAAGAATGACCCATATAAGCCTCATCCTCATGATTTAGTTGGGAaagactgcagagatggctaCTATGAAGCAGAATTTGGACCAGAACGCAGACCTCTGTT CTTTCAAAATTTGGGTATTCGgtgtgtaaagaaaaaagaagtgaaagaagCTATTATTTTAAGAATAAGTGCAGGAATCAACCCTTTCAATG TCCCTGAACAGCAGCTGCTGGACATCGAAGACTGCGACCTGAATGTGGTGAGGCTGTGTTTTCAAGTGTTCCTTCCTGACGAGCACGGTGACTTGACGACTGCTCTTCCTCCCGTTGTTTCCAACCCCATCTATGACAACC GTGCCCCAAATACCGCAGAATTAAGGATTTGTCGTGTAAACAAGAACTGTGGAAGCGTCAGGGGAGGAGATGAAATATTTCTGCTTTGTGACAAAGTTCAGAAAG ATGACATAGAAGTTCGTTTTGTGTTGAATGACTGGGAAGCTAAAGGTATTTTCTCACAAGCTGATGTACACCGCCAAGTAGCCATTGTTTTCAAGACCCCTCCATACTGCAAAGCTATCCTGGAGCCCGTGACAGTGAGAATGCAGCTACGGAGACCTTCCGACCAGGAAGTCAGCGAGTCCATGGACTTCAGATACCTGCCAGACGAGAAAG atgCATATGGCAATAAATCAAAGAGACAAAAAACAACTCTACTTTTTCAGAAACTGCTGCAAGATTGTG CTAACTTTCCTGAGAGACCAAGAAATGTTTCTGTGGGACCAGTTGGAGAAGGAAGATTCATCAAAAAAG AATCAAACTTCTTTTCTCATGGTACAGTTTTACCAGAAATACCCAGGTCTTCAGGAGTCTCAAGTCAAGCTGAACCTTACTATTCGTCATCTGTGTCCCTCTCAAGTGGATTACCACATCACCCACCAGCCATGGCCTCAGTGGTCTCTCCGCCTACAAGCTGGTCATCAGTGACCCACCCCACCTCATGCTCAGTCAGTACAAATACATTGAGTAGTTTCTCAGCGGGAACACTCCCCTCTAATTCACAAGGTATCCTTCCATTCCTAGAAGAGCCTGGTGTGAGCGATTTAAGTGCTTCTGACGCTTGCCTTTATACCGATGACCTAGCTAGAATGGAAACGTCATCCCTGTCACCAGCTGGCTTGTACAGTATTTCCGATGTCAACGTGCTGCCTCATCGCCCTGGGAATGGGATGACACCCAGCAGTGACAACATGGGGGACACTGATAATCCAAGACTTGTGAGCATCAACCTTGACACCTCATGTACCTCGTTAGACCAAGGAGACCTGAGACAGCTACATCAGATGTCTTCTGCCAGTATGTCAGCAGGCACCAGCTCtagttctggttttgtttcacaGTCAAATGCATTTGATAGAGCAAACTTCAATTGTGTAGAGAATGGCTTGATAAATGAGCCCGGACCATCAAATGGTGCAAATAGTCATAATTTTGTTCAGAGTAGTCAATATCCAAGTATTGACACTCTGCAAAGTGAGCAGTTGAGTGATCCCTTTAcatacagtttttttaaaatataa
- the Rel gene encoding proto-oncogene c-Rel isoform X3 produces the protein MRFRYKCEGRSAGSIPGEHSTDNNRTYPSIQIMNYYGKGKVRITLVTKNDPYKPHPHDLVGKDCRDGYYEAEFGPERRPLFFQNLGIRCVKKKEVKEAIILRISAGINPFNVPEQQLLDIEDCDLNVVRLCFQVFLPDEHGDLTTALPPVVSNPIYDNRAPNTAELRICRVNKNCGSVRGGDEIFLLCDKVQKDDIEVRFVLNDWEAKGIFSQADVHRQVAIVFKTPPYCKAILEPVTVRMQLRRPSDQEVSESMDFRYLPDEKDAYGNKSKRQKTTLLFQKLLQDCAANFPERPRNVSVGPVGEGRFIKKESNFFSHGTVLPEIPRSSGVSSQAEPYYSSSVSLSSGLPHHPPAMASVVSPPTSWSSVTHPTSCSVSTNTLSSFSAGTLPSNSQGILPFLEEPGVSDLSASDACLYTDDLARMETSSLSPAGLYSISDVNVLPHRPGNGMTPSSDNMGDTDNPRLVSINLDTSCTSLDQGDLRQLHQMSSASMSAGTSSSSGFVSQSNAFDRANFNCVENGLINEPGPSNGANSHNFVQSSQYPSIDTLQSEQLSDPFTYSFFKI, from the exons ATTATGAACTATtatggaaaaggaaaagtaagaattacattagTAACCAAGAATGACCCATATAAGCCTCATCCTCATGATTTAGTTGGGAaagactgcagagatggctaCTATGAAGCAGAATTTGGACCAGAACGCAGACCTCTGTT CTTTCAAAATTTGGGTATTCGgtgtgtaaagaaaaaagaagtgaaagaagCTATTATTTTAAGAATAAGTGCAGGAATCAACCCTTTCAATG TCCCTGAACAGCAGCTGCTGGACATCGAAGACTGCGACCTGAATGTGGTGAGGCTGTGTTTTCAAGTGTTCCTTCCTGACGAGCACGGTGACTTGACGACTGCTCTTCCTCCCGTTGTTTCCAACCCCATCTATGACAACC GTGCCCCAAATACCGCAGAATTAAGGATTTGTCGTGTAAACAAGAACTGTGGAAGCGTCAGGGGAGGAGATGAAATATTTCTGCTTTGTGACAAAGTTCAGAAAG ATGACATAGAAGTTCGTTTTGTGTTGAATGACTGGGAAGCTAAAGGTATTTTCTCACAAGCTGATGTACACCGCCAAGTAGCCATTGTTTTCAAGACCCCTCCATACTGCAAAGCTATCCTGGAGCCCGTGACAGTGAGAATGCAGCTACGGAGACCTTCCGACCAGGAAGTCAGCGAGTCCATGGACTTCAGATACCTGCCAGACGAGAAAG atgCATATGGCAATAAATCAAAGAGACAAAAAACAACTCTACTTTTTCAGAAACTGCTGCAAGATTGTG CAGCTAACTTTCCTGAGAGACCAAGAAATGTTTCTGTGGGACCAGTTGGAGAAGGAAGATTCATCAAAAAAG AATCAAACTTCTTTTCTCATGGTACAGTTTTACCAGAAATACCCAGGTCTTCAGGAGTCTCAAGTCAAGCTGAACCTTACTATTCGTCATCTGTGTCCCTCTCAAGTGGATTACCACATCACCCACCAGCCATGGCCTCAGTGGTCTCTCCGCCTACAAGCTGGTCATCAGTGACCCACCCCACCTCATGCTCAGTCAGTACAAATACATTGAGTAGTTTCTCAGCGGGAACACTCCCCTCTAATTCACAAGGTATCCTTCCATTCCTAGAAGAGCCTGGTGTGAGCGATTTAAGTGCTTCTGACGCTTGCCTTTATACCGATGACCTAGCTAGAATGGAAACGTCATCCCTGTCACCAGCTGGCTTGTACAGTATTTCCGATGTCAACGTGCTGCCTCATCGCCCTGGGAATGGGATGACACCCAGCAGTGACAACATGGGGGACACTGATAATCCAAGACTTGTGAGCATCAACCTTGACACCTCATGTACCTCGTTAGACCAAGGAGACCTGAGACAGCTACATCAGATGTCTTCTGCCAGTATGTCAGCAGGCACCAGCTCtagttctggttttgtttcacaGTCAAATGCATTTGATAGAGCAAACTTCAATTGTGTAGAGAATGGCTTGATAAATGAGCCCGGACCATCAAATGGTGCAAATAGTCATAATTTTGTTCAGAGTAGTCAATATCCAAGTATTGACACTCTGCAAAGTGAGCAGTTGAGTGATCCCTTTAcatacagtttttttaaaatataa
- the Rel gene encoding proto-oncogene c-Rel isoform X1: MASGGYNPYVEIIEQPRQRGMRFRYKCEGRSAGSIPGEHSTDNNRTYPSIQIMNYYGKGKVRITLVTKNDPYKPHPHDLVGKDCRDGYYEAEFGPERRPLFFQNLGIRCVKKKEVKEAIILRISAGINPFNVPEQQLLDIEDCDLNVVRLCFQVFLPDEHGDLTTALPPVVSNPIYDNRAPNTAELRICRVNKNCGSVRGGDEIFLLCDKVQKDDIEVRFVLNDWEAKGIFSQADVHRQVAIVFKTPPYCKAILEPVTVRMQLRRPSDQEVSESMDFRYLPDEKDAYGNKSKRQKTTLLFQKLLQDCAANFPERPRNVSVGPVGEGRFIKKESNFFSHGTVLPEIPRSSGVSSQAEPYYSSSVSLSSGLPHHPPAMASVVSPPTSWSSVTHPTSCSVSTNTLSSFSAGTLPSNSQGILPFLEEPGVSDLSASDACLYTDDLARMETSSLSPAGLYSISDVNVLPHRPGNGMTPSSDNMGDTDNPRLVSINLDTSCTSLDQGDLRQLHQMSSASMSAGTSSSSGFVSQSNAFDRANFNCVENGLINEPGPSNGANSHNFVQSSQYPSIDTLQSEQLSDPFTYSFFKI, translated from the exons ATTATGAACTATtatggaaaaggaaaagtaagaattacattagTAACCAAGAATGACCCATATAAGCCTCATCCTCATGATTTAGTTGGGAaagactgcagagatggctaCTATGAAGCAGAATTTGGACCAGAACGCAGACCTCTGTT CTTTCAAAATTTGGGTATTCGgtgtgtaaagaaaaaagaagtgaaagaagCTATTATTTTAAGAATAAGTGCAGGAATCAACCCTTTCAATG TCCCTGAACAGCAGCTGCTGGACATCGAAGACTGCGACCTGAATGTGGTGAGGCTGTGTTTTCAAGTGTTCCTTCCTGACGAGCACGGTGACTTGACGACTGCTCTTCCTCCCGTTGTTTCCAACCCCATCTATGACAACC GTGCCCCAAATACCGCAGAATTAAGGATTTGTCGTGTAAACAAGAACTGTGGAAGCGTCAGGGGAGGAGATGAAATATTTCTGCTTTGTGACAAAGTTCAGAAAG ATGACATAGAAGTTCGTTTTGTGTTGAATGACTGGGAAGCTAAAGGTATTTTCTCACAAGCTGATGTACACCGCCAAGTAGCCATTGTTTTCAAGACCCCTCCATACTGCAAAGCTATCCTGGAGCCCGTGACAGTGAGAATGCAGCTACGGAGACCTTCCGACCAGGAAGTCAGCGAGTCCATGGACTTCAGATACCTGCCAGACGAGAAAG atgCATATGGCAATAAATCAAAGAGACAAAAAACAACTCTACTTTTTCAGAAACTGCTGCAAGATTGTG CAGCTAACTTTCCTGAGAGACCAAGAAATGTTTCTGTGGGACCAGTTGGAGAAGGAAGATTCATCAAAAAAG AATCAAACTTCTTTTCTCATGGTACAGTTTTACCAGAAATACCCAGGTCTTCAGGAGTCTCAAGTCAAGCTGAACCTTACTATTCGTCATCTGTGTCCCTCTCAAGTGGATTACCACATCACCCACCAGCCATGGCCTCAGTGGTCTCTCCGCCTACAAGCTGGTCATCAGTGACCCACCCCACCTCATGCTCAGTCAGTACAAATACATTGAGTAGTTTCTCAGCGGGAACACTCCCCTCTAATTCACAAGGTATCCTTCCATTCCTAGAAGAGCCTGGTGTGAGCGATTTAAGTGCTTCTGACGCTTGCCTTTATACCGATGACCTAGCTAGAATGGAAACGTCATCCCTGTCACCAGCTGGCTTGTACAGTATTTCCGATGTCAACGTGCTGCCTCATCGCCCTGGGAATGGGATGACACCCAGCAGTGACAACATGGGGGACACTGATAATCCAAGACTTGTGAGCATCAACCTTGACACCTCATGTACCTCGTTAGACCAAGGAGACCTGAGACAGCTACATCAGATGTCTTCTGCCAGTATGTCAGCAGGCACCAGCTCtagttctggttttgtttcacaGTCAAATGCATTTGATAGAGCAAACTTCAATTGTGTAGAGAATGGCTTGATAAATGAGCCCGGACCATCAAATGGTGCAAATAGTCATAATTTTGTTCAGAGTAGTCAATATCCAAGTATTGACACTCTGCAAAGTGAGCAGTTGAGTGATCCCTTTAcatacagtttttttaaaatataa